In Arthrobacter sp. SLBN-83, one DNA window encodes the following:
- a CDS encoding formate--tetrahydrofolate ligase produces the protein MSAFPSDLEIARAARIQPIGDIAAAAGVNADALEMYGRYKAKIDPGRLAAPAPHGKVVLVSAMSPTPAGEGKSTTTVGLADSLARAGHEVMIALREPSLGPVLGMKGGATGGGYSQVLPMDEINLHFTGDFHAITSANNALMALVDNHIYQGNALNIDPRRMTFKRVLDMNDRSLREVVIGLGGPTQGVPRQDGFDITVASEIMAVFCLATDLADLRTRLGRITFGYTYDRKPVTVADLGVEGALTLLLKEAVKPNLVQTIAGTPALVHGGPFANIAHGCNSLIATQTARQLADIVVTEAGFGADLGAEKFMDIKARHGGLAPSAVVVVATLRALKMQGGVAKDQLTRPDVAALEAGVVNLRRHVRNVEKFGVTPVVAINQFSSDSPEELDWLLAWCAAEGVRAAVADVWGRGGGGDGGDELAALVAQAVEAPSSFRHLYPLELPVEDKIRTIAQEIYGADGVDFSVPALKRLADIERNGWGSLPVCMAKTQYSFTDDASRLGAPKGFTIHVRDLLPKTGAGFIVALTGAVMTMPGLPAAPAALRMDVDAEGNPIGLT, from the coding sequence ATGTCAGCGTTTCCTTCTGATCTTGAAATAGCACGCGCTGCCCGGATCCAGCCCATTGGGGACATTGCAGCTGCCGCCGGGGTCAACGCCGACGCCCTGGAGATGTACGGGCGGTACAAGGCGAAGATCGATCCGGGCCGCCTCGCTGCCCCCGCTCCGCACGGCAAGGTGGTGCTGGTCTCGGCCATGTCGCCCACCCCGGCCGGAGAGGGTAAATCCACCACCACCGTTGGGCTGGCGGACTCGCTGGCCCGTGCCGGGCACGAGGTGATGATCGCGCTGCGGGAGCCGTCGCTGGGACCGGTGCTGGGCATGAAGGGCGGCGCCACCGGCGGGGGTTATTCGCAGGTGCTGCCCATGGACGAGATCAACCTGCATTTCACCGGGGACTTCCACGCAATCACCTCAGCCAACAACGCCCTGATGGCACTGGTGGACAACCATATTTACCAGGGCAACGCGCTGAACATCGATCCGCGCCGGATGACGTTCAAGCGCGTCCTGGACATGAACGACCGGTCCCTGCGGGAGGTGGTCATTGGCTTGGGCGGGCCGACGCAGGGCGTGCCGCGCCAGGACGGTTTCGACATCACGGTGGCATCGGAGATCATGGCCGTTTTCTGCCTGGCCACGGACCTGGCAGACCTGCGCACCCGGCTGGGCCGCATCACGTTCGGTTACACCTATGACCGGAAACCCGTAACTGTTGCGGACCTGGGTGTCGAAGGGGCTCTAACGCTGCTCCTGAAGGAGGCCGTCAAGCCGAACCTGGTGCAGACCATCGCAGGTACGCCGGCCCTGGTGCATGGCGGCCCCTTCGCGAACATCGCGCACGGCTGCAATTCGCTGATTGCCACCCAGACCGCCCGGCAGCTGGCGGACATCGTGGTGACGGAGGCCGGTTTCGGGGCGGACCTGGGGGCCGAGAAGTTCATGGACATCAAGGCGCGGCACGGCGGCCTGGCCCCGTCCGCCGTCGTGGTGGTGGCTACCCTGCGTGCCCTGAAGATGCAGGGCGGGGTGGCGAAAGACCAGTTGACCCGCCCGGATGTTGCTGCCCTTGAGGCGGGCGTGGTCAACCTGCGCAGGCATGTGCGCAACGTGGAGAAGTTCGGGGTCACGCCGGTGGTGGCCATCAATCAGTTCTCGTCCGATTCGCCCGAGGAACTCGACTGGCTGCTGGCCTGGTGCGCGGCGGAAGGGGTGCGGGCGGCCGTTGCGGACGTGTGGGGCCGCGGCGGCGGGGGCGATGGCGGTGACGAGCTCGCCGCATTGGTGGCCCAGGCAGTCGAAGCGCCCAGCAGTTTCCGGCATCTGTACCCGCTGGAGCTGCCTGTGGAGGACAAGATCCGCACTATCGCCCAGGAGATCTACGGCGCCGACGGCGTGGACTTTTCCGTTCCGGCGCTGAAGCGGTTGGCCGACATCGAGCGGAACGGCTGGGGCTCCCTGCCGGTCTGCATGGCCAAAACGCAGTACTCGTTCACGGACGATGCCTCCCGCCTCGGCGCGCCCAAGGGATTCACCATCCACGTCCGGGACCTGCTGCCGAAGACGGGTGCGGGCTTCATCGTGGCCCTGACCGGCGCCGTGATGACCATGCCGGGCCTCCCCGCCGCCCCGGCCGCACTGCGGATGGACGTGGACGCCGAAGGCAACCCCATAGGCCTCACCTAA